One genomic region from Camelus dromedarius isolate mCamDro1 chromosome 17, mCamDro1.pat, whole genome shotgun sequence encodes:
- the CSRNP1 gene encoding cysteine/serine-rich nuclear protein 1 isoform X1, with amino-acid sequence MASLLVGFSCSLSFPVMAVGEGLPSTGASASFPLPPGDLLGPSPECRRTTERQGCVCPDPRAPLATMTGLLKRKFDQLDEDASSLCSSSSSSSFSGHHSPSCSPSSSASPAWDSDEESPWDQMPPPDRDFCGPRSFTPLSILKRAPRKRPGRVAFDGITVFYFPRCQGFTSVPSRGGCTLGMAPRHSACRRFSLAEFTQEQARARHEKLRLRLKEEKLEVLRWKLSEAGVPKTEAGLPLTVDAIDDASVEEDLAVAVAGGRLEEMTFLQPYPARQRRALLRTAGVRRIDREEKRELQALRQSREDCGCRCDRVCDPETCSCSLAGIKCQMDHTAFPCGCCREGCENPKGRVEFNQARVQTHFIHTLTRLQLEQGAESLGELEASAQGGVPSPGEQALASTFPLAKPPVSSELGDNSCSSDMTDSSTASGTSEAPDGPAHPALPGPGFQPGVDDDNLARILSFSDSDLGGEEEEEEEGGVGGLDNLSCFHPADIFGTSDPAGLASWTHSYSSSSLTSGILDENANLDASCFLNSGLEGSGEGSLPGPPVPTSTDAHQSSSVDLSLSSCDSFELLQALPDYSLGPHYTSRKVSDSLDHLEVPHFALPAFSPPGDASTCFLESIMGLSEPAAEALAPFVDSQLFEDTAPASLVEPVPV; translated from the exons ATGGCCAGCCTTCTTGTTGGTTTTTCCTGTTCTCTCTCATTTCCTGTgatggcagtgggggaggggctccCAAGCACTGGGGCCTCTGCATCgtttccccttcctcctggtgACCTCCTGGGGCCCAGCCCTGAGTGCCGCAGGACCACAGAGAGACAAG GCTGTGTGTGCCCAGACCCCAGAGCACCCCTCGCCACCATGACCGGGCTGCTGAAGAGGAAGTTTGACCAGCTGGATGAGGACGCCTCCTCGCTCTGCTCGTCCTCCTCCTCTTCGTCCTTCTCCGGCCAccactctccctcctgctccccgaGCTCGTCAGCCTCCCCCGCCTGGGACTCCGACGAGGAGAGCCCCTGGGATCAGATGCCCCCACCCGATCGTGACTTCTGTGGCCCGCGAAGTTTTACCC ccctgtcCATCCTGAAGCGGGCTCCCCGGAAGCGCCCAGGCCGCGTAGCCTTCGATGGCATCACCGTCTTCTACTTCCCTCGGTGCCAGGGCTTCACTAGTGTGCCTAGCCGTGGCGGCTGCACTCTGGGTATGGCCCCTCGCCACAGTGCCTGCCGCCGCTTCTCGTTGGCTGAGTTTACGCAGGAGCAAGCCCGGGCACGGCATGAGAAGCTGCGCCTGCGCTTGAAGGAAGAGAAGCTGGAGGTGCTACGATGGAAG CTTTCAGAGGCTGGGGTACCCAAGACGGAGGCCGGCCTGCCGCTTACAGTGGATGCCATAGACGATGCCTCTGTGGAGGAGGACTTGGCAGTGGCCGTGGCAGGCGGCCGGTTGGAGGAAATGACCTTTCTACAGCCCTACCCAGCCCGGCAGCGGCGGGCTCTGCTGCGGACTGCGGGTGTGCGGAGGATCGATCGTGAGGAGAAGCGAGAGCTCCAGGCTCTGCGCCAGTCCCGGGAGGACTGCGGCTGTCGCTGTGACAGGGTCTGTGATCCTGAGACCTGCAGCTGCAGCCTGGCGGGCATCAAGTGTCAG ATGGACCACACAGCATTCCCCTGTGGCTGCTGCAGGGAGGGCTGTGAGAACCCCAAGGGCCGTGTGGAATTTAACCAGGCTCGAGTTCAGACCCATTTTATCCACACGCTTACCCGCCTACAGCTAGAGCAGGGAGCCGAGAGCCTTGGGGAGCTGGAGGCCTCAGCCCAGGGTGGTGTACCCAGCCCTGGGGAGCAGGCCTTGGCCTCCACATTCCCGCTGGCCAAGCCCCCCGTGAGCAGTGAGCTGGGAGACAACAGCTGCAGCAGCGACATGACCGATTCGTCCACAGCCTCGGGCACCAGCGAGGCCCCTGATGGCCCTGCCCACCCGGCCCTGCCCGGCCCTGGCTTCCAGCCCGGTGTGGACGACGACAACCTGGCTCGGATCCTGAGCTTCAGTGACTCTGACCTGggcggagaggaggaggaggaggaggaagggggtgtGGGCGGCCTGGACAACCTCAGCTGCTTCCACCCAGCTGACATCTTTGGTACCAGTGACCCCGCTGGCCTGGCCAGCTGGACCCATAGCTATTCCAGCTCCAGCCTTACATCAGGCATCCTGGATGAGAACGCCAACCTGGACGCCAGCTGCTTCCTCAACAGTGGCCTTGAAGGGTCAGGGGaaggcagcctccctggccccccAGTGCCAACCAGCACGGATGCCCACCAGAGCAGCTCAGTGGACCTCAGCTTGTCTTCCTGTGACTCCTTTGAGCTGCTCCAGGCCTTGCCGGACTATAGTCTGGGGCCCCACTACACCTCCCGGAAGGTGTCTGACAGCCTTGACCACCTTGAGGTGCCCCACTTTGCCTTGCCTGCCTTTTCTCCCCCCGGGGATGCCAGTACTTGCTTCCTGGAGTCCATCATGGGCTTGTCTGAGCCAGCTGCGGAGGCCCTGGCTCCCTTTGTGGACAGCCAATTGTTTGAGGACACTGCCCCGGCCTCACTGGTGGAGCCTGTGCCGGTGTGA
- the CSRNP1 gene encoding cysteine/serine-rich nuclear protein 1 isoform X2 — protein MTGLLKRKFDQLDEDASSLCSSSSSSSFSGHHSPSCSPSSSASPAWDSDEESPWDQMPPPDRDFCGPRSFTPLSILKRAPRKRPGRVAFDGITVFYFPRCQGFTSVPSRGGCTLGMAPRHSACRRFSLAEFTQEQARARHEKLRLRLKEEKLEVLRWKLSEAGVPKTEAGLPLTVDAIDDASVEEDLAVAVAGGRLEEMTFLQPYPARQRRALLRTAGVRRIDREEKRELQALRQSREDCGCRCDRVCDPETCSCSLAGIKCQMDHTAFPCGCCREGCENPKGRVEFNQARVQTHFIHTLTRLQLEQGAESLGELEASAQGGVPSPGEQALASTFPLAKPPVSSELGDNSCSSDMTDSSTASGTSEAPDGPAHPALPGPGFQPGVDDDNLARILSFSDSDLGGEEEEEEEGGVGGLDNLSCFHPADIFGTSDPAGLASWTHSYSSSSLTSGILDENANLDASCFLNSGLEGSGEGSLPGPPVPTSTDAHQSSSVDLSLSSCDSFELLQALPDYSLGPHYTSRKVSDSLDHLEVPHFALPAFSPPGDASTCFLESIMGLSEPAAEALAPFVDSQLFEDTAPASLVEPVPV, from the exons ATGACCGGGCTGCTGAAGAGGAAGTTTGACCAGCTGGATGAGGACGCCTCCTCGCTCTGCTCGTCCTCCTCCTCTTCGTCCTTCTCCGGCCAccactctccctcctgctccccgaGCTCGTCAGCCTCCCCCGCCTGGGACTCCGACGAGGAGAGCCCCTGGGATCAGATGCCCCCACCCGATCGTGACTTCTGTGGCCCGCGAAGTTTTACCC ccctgtcCATCCTGAAGCGGGCTCCCCGGAAGCGCCCAGGCCGCGTAGCCTTCGATGGCATCACCGTCTTCTACTTCCCTCGGTGCCAGGGCTTCACTAGTGTGCCTAGCCGTGGCGGCTGCACTCTGGGTATGGCCCCTCGCCACAGTGCCTGCCGCCGCTTCTCGTTGGCTGAGTTTACGCAGGAGCAAGCCCGGGCACGGCATGAGAAGCTGCGCCTGCGCTTGAAGGAAGAGAAGCTGGAGGTGCTACGATGGAAG CTTTCAGAGGCTGGGGTACCCAAGACGGAGGCCGGCCTGCCGCTTACAGTGGATGCCATAGACGATGCCTCTGTGGAGGAGGACTTGGCAGTGGCCGTGGCAGGCGGCCGGTTGGAGGAAATGACCTTTCTACAGCCCTACCCAGCCCGGCAGCGGCGGGCTCTGCTGCGGACTGCGGGTGTGCGGAGGATCGATCGTGAGGAGAAGCGAGAGCTCCAGGCTCTGCGCCAGTCCCGGGAGGACTGCGGCTGTCGCTGTGACAGGGTCTGTGATCCTGAGACCTGCAGCTGCAGCCTGGCGGGCATCAAGTGTCAG ATGGACCACACAGCATTCCCCTGTGGCTGCTGCAGGGAGGGCTGTGAGAACCCCAAGGGCCGTGTGGAATTTAACCAGGCTCGAGTTCAGACCCATTTTATCCACACGCTTACCCGCCTACAGCTAGAGCAGGGAGCCGAGAGCCTTGGGGAGCTGGAGGCCTCAGCCCAGGGTGGTGTACCCAGCCCTGGGGAGCAGGCCTTGGCCTCCACATTCCCGCTGGCCAAGCCCCCCGTGAGCAGTGAGCTGGGAGACAACAGCTGCAGCAGCGACATGACCGATTCGTCCACAGCCTCGGGCACCAGCGAGGCCCCTGATGGCCCTGCCCACCCGGCCCTGCCCGGCCCTGGCTTCCAGCCCGGTGTGGACGACGACAACCTGGCTCGGATCCTGAGCTTCAGTGACTCTGACCTGggcggagaggaggaggaggaggaggaagggggtgtGGGCGGCCTGGACAACCTCAGCTGCTTCCACCCAGCTGACATCTTTGGTACCAGTGACCCCGCTGGCCTGGCCAGCTGGACCCATAGCTATTCCAGCTCCAGCCTTACATCAGGCATCCTGGATGAGAACGCCAACCTGGACGCCAGCTGCTTCCTCAACAGTGGCCTTGAAGGGTCAGGGGaaggcagcctccctggccccccAGTGCCAACCAGCACGGATGCCCACCAGAGCAGCTCAGTGGACCTCAGCTTGTCTTCCTGTGACTCCTTTGAGCTGCTCCAGGCCTTGCCGGACTATAGTCTGGGGCCCCACTACACCTCCCGGAAGGTGTCTGACAGCCTTGACCACCTTGAGGTGCCCCACTTTGCCTTGCCTGCCTTTTCTCCCCCCGGGGATGCCAGTACTTGCTTCCTGGAGTCCATCATGGGCTTGTCTGAGCCAGCTGCGGAGGCCCTGGCTCCCTTTGTGGACAGCCAATTGTTTGAGGACACTGCCCCGGCCTCACTGGTGGAGCCTGTGCCGGTGTGA